A DNA window from Thermosynechococcaceae cyanobacterium Okahandja contains the following coding sequences:
- a CDS encoding AAA family ATPase yields the protein MSATLAPFVQHLLTAAAYPHPVREPIQLLQTHISYVFLTGEYAYKVKKPVDFGFLNFTTLEQRQFYCQEELRLNRRLAPQLYLEVVPILQQGDRYYVDLGGAAAARAATVVDYAVRMRQFDQSQLFSQLFAANNLTPALIESLGKELAQFHDRAATTPEISAFGSPQAIAQVINNCHTLAAQFIDRSQPRSQYEAIQAFTNQFLSAHQEWFVQRQAAGKIRECHGDLHLNNICLYNGQVQVFDCIEFNQEFRYIDGIYDAAFLVMDLEFRGRADLANLFLNTYLEWSGDYEGAVLLPLYLCVRAYIRGNVNSLALNDPAISDSEKAQFQATAMAYYQAAYNYTQPRTPKLYIMSGLSGAGKSTRGRRLAQQENAIHIRSDAVRKHLAGLPLDRRSSDFPEVDLYCQAMTQKTYDQLLAYAELLLKQGQTVILDAKYDRCDLRRPVIALAERLGVPLEIHYCTAPPEVLSRRLSDREGDIAEATPDLLAAQMAAFESFQPAEEPYVHHVCDYP from the coding sequence ATGTCTGCCACCTTAGCGCCATTTGTTCAACACCTGCTGACGGCTGCGGCCTATCCTCATCCGGTTCGTGAGCCGATTCAACTGTTGCAAACCCACATTTCCTACGTTTTTTTGACGGGTGAGTACGCCTACAAAGTAAAAAAGCCAGTGGATTTTGGCTTCTTGAACTTTACGACCCTTGAACAGCGGCAGTTTTATTGCCAAGAAGAGCTACGTCTCAATCGCCGTCTAGCTCCCCAACTTTACCTTGAGGTGGTGCCCATTCTCCAACAGGGCGATCGCTACTACGTAGATCTTGGGGGAGCCGCGGCAGCAAGGGCTGCCACCGTCGTGGACTACGCCGTGCGGATGCGGCAGTTTGACCAGTCCCAACTCTTTTCGCAACTGTTTGCAGCGAATAACCTCACCCCTGCCCTCATCGAGTCGTTGGGCAAAGAACTCGCCCAGTTCCACGACAGGGCTGCCACCACCCCTGAGATTTCCGCCTTTGGGTCGCCCCAAGCCATTGCCCAAGTGATCAATAACTGTCATACCCTTGCCGCCCAGTTTATTGACCGTTCTCAACCCCGCAGCCAGTACGAGGCCATCCAAGCCTTTACAAACCAGTTCCTGAGTGCCCATCAGGAGTGGTTCGTCCAACGCCAAGCGGCAGGTAAAATTCGCGAGTGCCACGGGGATTTGCACCTGAACAATATCTGCCTGTACAATGGCCAAGTTCAAGTGTTTGACTGCATTGAGTTTAACCAAGAGTTTCGCTATATCGATGGCATTTACGATGCCGCCTTCTTGGTGATGGATTTGGAGTTTCGGGGGCGTGCTGACCTCGCCAACCTTTTTTTGAACACCTATCTGGAGTGGAGTGGTGACTACGAGGGAGCCGTGCTTTTGCCGCTGTACCTGTGTGTGCGTGCTTATATTCGCGGCAATGTGAATTCCCTTGCCCTCAACGATCCGGCCATTAGCGATTCTGAGAAAGCGCAGTTCCAAGCTACGGCGATGGCTTACTACCAAGCGGCCTACAACTATACCCAACCCCGTACCCCGAAGTTGTACATCATGTCTGGGCTATCGGGGGCAGGCAAAAGCACGCGGGGTCGCCGCCTCGCCCAACAGGAAAATGCCATTCACATTCGCTCTGATGCAGTGCGCAAGCATTTAGCCGGACTGCCCCTTGACCGCCGCAGCAGTGATTTCCCTGAGGTAGATCTTTACTGTCAGGCCATGACCCAAAAAACCTACGATCAATTGTTGGCCTACGCAGAACTACTCCTTAAGCAGGGACAGACGGTTATTTTAGATGCCAAGTACGACCGCTGTGACCTACGCCGCCCGGTAATTGCGCTGGCCGAGCGTCTCGGTGTGCCCCTTGAAATTCATTACTGTACGGCACCACCGGAAGTACTCTCGCGGCGTTTGAGCGATCGCGAAGGGGATATTGCCGAAGCAACACCGGATCTGTTGGCGGCTCAGATGGCAGCGTTTGAATCCTTTCAGCCCGCTGAAGAACCCTATGTTCACCATGTCTGCGACTATCCATAA
- the accC gene encoding acetyl-CoA carboxylase biotin carboxylase subunit — MAFTKILIANRGEIALRILRTCEEMGIATVAVYSTVDRHALHVQLADEAVCIGEAPSSRSYLNIPNIIAAALTRNVSAIHPGYGFLAENARFAEICTDHKIVFIGPSPAAMLAMGDKSTAKATMQQVGVPTIPGSDGLVQDEDTARAIAHKIGYPLMIKATAGGGGRGMRLVRSPEELGRALSAAQGEAEAAFGNAGVYLERFIENPRHIEIQILADSYGNVIHLGERDCSVQRRHQKLLEEAPSPALTPELRAEMGAAAVAAAKAINYVGAGTIEFLLDSHNNFYFMEMNTRIQVEHTVTEMITGLDLIAEQIRIAQGEPLKLTQEQVRLQGHAIECRINAEDPERNFRPHPGRISGYLPPGGPGVRMDSHVYTDYEIPPYYDSLIGKLVVWGSDRAAAIARMKRALRECAITGVPTTIPFHQQVMDTPEFRSGVVYTNFVDKLMATLGWNT; from the coding sequence ATGGCATTTACGAAAATTCTCATCGCTAATCGCGGCGAAATAGCCCTGCGTATCCTGCGTACCTGTGAGGAGATGGGGATTGCCACGGTGGCTGTTTATTCGACGGTAGATCGCCATGCCCTACACGTGCAACTGGCGGATGAAGCGGTCTGTATTGGCGAGGCGCCCAGTAGTCGCAGCTATCTCAACATTCCCAACATTATTGCGGCGGCTCTGACTCGCAATGTCTCGGCCATTCATCCGGGCTATGGGTTTTTGGCGGAAAATGCCCGCTTTGCGGAAATTTGTACAGATCACAAAATTGTCTTTATTGGGCCGAGTCCAGCAGCAATGTTAGCGATGGGGGACAAATCCACGGCAAAAGCCACGATGCAGCAGGTGGGGGTGCCCACCATTCCCGGCAGTGACGGGCTAGTACAGGATGAGGATACAGCCCGGGCGATCGCCCACAAGATTGGCTATCCTCTAATGATTAAAGCCACCGCTGGCGGGGGCGGCCGGGGAATGCGCCTTGTTCGCTCCCCCGAGGAGCTAGGACGTGCTCTCAGTGCCGCTCAAGGAGAAGCAGAGGCCGCCTTTGGCAATGCCGGGGTGTATCTGGAGCGGTTTATTGAGAACCCCCGCCACATTGAAATACAAATTCTGGCCGATAGCTACGGCAATGTCATCCACCTAGGTGAGCGGGATTGCTCGGTGCAGCGACGGCACCAAAAACTACTGGAAGAAGCTCCTAGCCCTGCCCTAACCCCTGAGCTACGGGCTGAAATGGGGGCGGCGGCGGTAGCGGCAGCTAAGGCCATTAACTATGTGGGGGCGGGCACAATCGAGTTTTTGCTTGACAGCCACAATAACTTTTACTTCATGGAGATGAATACCCGGATTCAGGTGGAGCACACCGTCACCGAAATGATTACGGGGCTAGACCTGATTGCGGAGCAAATTCGCATTGCCCAAGGGGAGCCACTCAAGCTCACCCAAGAGCAGGTGCGCTTGCAGGGCCATGCCATTGAGTGCCGCATCAATGCCGAAGACCCAGAGCGGAATTTTCGCCCCCATCCCGGTCGCATTAGTGGCTATCTGCCGCCGGGTGGCCCCGGAGTGCGCATGGACTCCCACGTTTATACGGACTACGAAATTCCCCCCTACTATGACTCCCTCATTGGTAAGTTGGTGGTGTGGGGGAGCGATCGCGCCGCTGCCATTGCCCGGATGAAACGTGCCCTGCGCGAATGTGCCATTACGGGTGTACCCACCACCATTCCCTTCCATCAACAGGTCATGGACACGCCGGAATTTCGCAGTGGCGTTGTTTATACCAATTTTGTCGATAAACTTATGGCCACCCTAGGGTGGAATACCTAA
- a CDS encoding VOC family protein, which yields MTYKPDGYNTASPYLIVTDADATIRFLAAVFDAKEIRRFPDENGRLMHSEVRLGDTVVMIADCTDEWSPMPSYVHVYVPDVDDTYQRALTAGASSVQEPVKKKNDDKRGGVKDSGGTTWWIATKVT from the coding sequence ATGACTTACAAGCCCGATGGTTACAATACGGCATCTCCGTATCTCATTGTCACCGATGCTGATGCGACTATTCGTTTCTTGGCAGCAGTGTTCGATGCAAAGGAAATCCGTAGGTTTCCCGATGAGAATGGTCGCCTGATGCATTCCGAGGTACGACTTGGGGATACTGTTGTCATGATTGCAGATTGCACTGACGAATGGTCACCAATGCCATCCTATGTCCATGTTTACGTGCCCGACGTCGACGACACTTATCAGCGTGCATTGACGGCGGGAGCTTCCTCCGTTCAAGAACCTGTCAAGAAGAAAAACGATGACAAACGCGGTGGAGTAAAGGATAGTGGCGGGACAACGTGGTGGATCGCTACCAAGGTCACGTGA
- the clpS gene encoding ATP-dependent Clp protease adapter ClpS has translation MPTVLPQERQSQQVIRKHYPNYKIIVLNDDFNTFQHVAACLMKYIPNMTSDRAWELTNQVHYEGQAIVWVGPQEQAELYHEQLLRAGLTMAPLEPE, from the coding sequence ATGCCTACCGTCTTACCGCAAGAGCGCCAGTCGCAGCAGGTTATTCGCAAGCACTATCCCAACTACAAAATCATTGTTCTCAACGACGATTTCAATACATTTCAGCATGTGGCCGCTTGCCTCATGAAGTACATTCCCAACATGACCAGTGATCGGGCGTGGGAATTAACGAACCAAGTGCATTACGAAGGGCAAGCCATTGTCTGGGTCGGTCCGCAGGAGCAGGCGGAACTCTACCATGAGCAGTTGCTGCGGGCGGGGTTAACCATGGCTCCCTTGGAACCGGAATAG
- a CDS encoding low molecular weight phosphotyrosine protein phosphatase, with translation MTPIRLLFVCLGNICRSPAAEGIMQDLVAKAGLEDKIQCDSAGTSNFHIGDPPDARMVMTARQRGLHLSSRARQFHHADFEEFDLILAMDRENYQDILRLDPEGKYRNKVRLICDFCRHHTTKEVPDPYYGGRQGFENVLDLLSDACEGLLAHLKTTMPQLQEQS, from the coding sequence ATGACCCCGATTCGTCTTCTCTTTGTTTGCCTTGGTAATATCTGCCGCTCACCCGCCGCGGAAGGAATTATGCAAGACCTCGTTGCTAAAGCGGGGCTTGAGGATAAAATTCAGTGTGATTCTGCCGGAACCAGCAACTTCCACATTGGCGATCCACCGGATGCACGGATGGTCATGACCGCTCGCCAGCGGGGGCTGCACCTGAGCAGTCGCGCCCGCCAATTCCACCACGCTGATTTTGAAGAGTTTGACCTCATTTTGGCCATGGATCGCGAGAATTATCAGGATATTCTCCGCCTTGATCCCGAAGGTAAGTACCGCAACAAAGTGCGCCTAATCTGCGATTTTTGTCGTCACCACACCACCAAAGAAGTGCCGGATCCTTACTACGGGGGTCGCCAAGGCTTCGAGAACGTCTTGGATCTACTCAGCGATGCCTGCGAAGGACTGCTGGCTCACCTGAAAACCACCATGCCGCAACTTCAGGAGCAGTCTTAG
- the purM gene encoding phosphoribosylformylglycinamidine cyclo-ligase: protein MDYRSAGVDVAAGRAFVEQIRPLVQRTQRPEVVGRLGGFAGLCRLPQGYRQPLLVSGTDGVGTKLKLAQALGRHDTVGIDLVAMCVNDVLTCGAEPLFFLDYIACGHLSAEIMTAVVAGIARACEEAGCALLGGETAEMPGFYGEGVYDLAGFCVGVVEQDQVLDGSQVQLGDVVLGLASSGLHSNGFSLVRKIVADRQMSWHETPVGDRPLGELCLEPTRLYVKPIRAALSQGLPLHGMAHITGGGLPENLPRCLGEGQSVALNSQAWPIPPLFEWLGQVGNVSRVELFNTFNMGIGYTVIIPPEAVTATQACFAGFGLETYVIGTVISGSGTVEGID, encoded by the coding sequence GTGGACTATCGCAGCGCTGGTGTGGATGTAGCCGCCGGGCGGGCGTTTGTCGAGCAGATTCGCCCACTGGTGCAACGTACCCAACGGCCTGAAGTGGTGGGTCGGTTGGGCGGCTTTGCCGGACTCTGCCGTCTGCCGCAGGGCTACCGTCAGCCATTACTGGTGTCGGGGACAGATGGCGTGGGCACGAAGCTCAAGCTGGCACAAGCTCTGGGTCGTCACGACACCGTAGGCATTGATCTGGTGGCCATGTGCGTGAACGACGTGCTCACCTGTGGGGCAGAGCCATTATTTTTTTTGGACTATATTGCCTGTGGTCACCTCAGCGCCGAGATTATGACAGCGGTGGTGGCCGGTATTGCTAGGGCCTGCGAAGAGGCTGGCTGTGCCCTATTGGGGGGCGAAACCGCTGAAATGCCCGGCTTTTACGGCGAAGGGGTCTATGACCTAGCGGGCTTTTGTGTGGGGGTGGTGGAGCAGGATCAGGTTTTAGATGGTTCGCAGGTGCAGTTAGGGGATGTGGTGCTGGGGCTAGCCAGTTCCGGTTTGCACAGTAATGGCTTTAGTTTAGTGCGCAAAATTGTTGCCGATCGCCAGATGAGTTGGCACGAAACCCCCGTGGGCGATCGCCCCCTTGGGGAGCTATGCCTTGAGCCAACACGGCTATACGTCAAGCCAATTCGTGCTGCCCTCAGTCAGGGACTCCCACTCCACGGCATGGCACATATTACCGGCGGCGGCCTACCGGAAAACCTACCCCGCTGCTTAGGCGAAGGTCAGTCGGTTGCCCTGAATTCTCAGGCATGGCCCATTCCGCCCCTGTTTGAGTGGTTAGGGCAAGTGGGCAACGTCAGCCGCGTTGAACTGTTCAACACCTTCAACATGGGCATTGGCTACACCGTCATTATTCCTCCGGAGGCAGTAACCGCTACGCAAGCGTGTTTTGCAGGCTTTGGCCTCGAAACTTATGTCATCGGTACCGTCATTAGCGGCAGCGGCACCGTCGAGGGGATCGACTGA
- a CDS encoding M23 family metallopeptidase — translation MQRQWMVLGLTLGVLATGMGHSHAEPVAAESEERSATPTLINPVQAVDSDPLVFSTEPVDPPAGSEPLENLLPARSLPVVLQERSTGCQVTLDGTGAIPESLCAPAIAPAAPATIASRPSAGAYQPVRSASQPRSTIPYVRQPFPGANPLRWLNFNNRQMLFPLPFAAPITSTFGWRIHPIFGDRRFHSGTDLAAPAGTPVLAVFDGRVVESNWLGGYGLTVILRHPPDQHETLYAHLSQLFVNPGQWVKQGEVVGLVGSTGNSTGPHLHFELHEMTAQGLIPVAPEARLELALQHLREAIAQARDQQNPS, via the coding sequence ATGCAGCGGCAATGGATGGTACTGGGGTTAACACTGGGCGTATTGGCAACGGGGATGGGGCACAGCCATGCGGAGCCTGTAGCCGCAGAGTCTGAAGAGCGTTCTGCCACCCCAACCCTGATTAACCCTGTGCAGGCGGTGGACAGTGACCCCCTTGTCTTTTCAACGGAGCCGGTGGATCCCCCCGCAGGGAGTGAACCCCTAGAAAATTTATTGCCCGCTCGCTCTTTGCCTGTGGTGCTACAGGAACGCTCTACGGGCTGCCAAGTCACTCTTGATGGTACTGGCGCAATTCCTGAGTCTTTATGCGCCCCAGCGATCGCCCCGGCGGCACCTGCGACCATTGCCAGCCGCCCAAGCGCTGGTGCCTATCAACCTGTCCGGAGTGCCTCACAACCACGGTCAACAATCCCCTACGTGCGTCAGCCATTTCCGGGGGCAAACCCGCTGCGCTGGCTCAACTTTAATAATCGCCAGATGCTCTTTCCGCTGCCGTTTGCGGCACCCATTACCTCCACCTTTGGCTGGCGCATCCATCCAATTTTTGGCGATCGCCGCTTTCATTCTGGTACAGATTTGGCAGCCCCAGCAGGCACCCCTGTCCTAGCCGTATTTGACGGGCGGGTGGTTGAGTCCAACTGGTTAGGGGGCTATGGCCTCACGGTCATCCTGCGGCACCCGCCGGATCAACACGAAACCCTCTATGCTCACCTTTCGCAACTCTTTGTCAATCCGGGTCAGTGGGTCAAGCAAGGGGAGGTCGTGGGCTTGGTGGGCAGTACGGGGAACTCGACCGGGCCTCACCTGCACTTTGAACTCCATGAAATGACCGCCCAAGGATTGATTCCGGTTGCGCCAGAAGCGCGCCTTGAGCTGGCACTCCAGCACCTCCGGGAGGCGATCGCTCAAGCTCGTGACCAACAGAACCCTAGCTAA
- a CDS encoding IS1 family transposase (programmed frameshift): protein MSNCQPTCPDCLSSHVVKNGKIHNGKQNFKCRECGRQFVQDPQNNILDPATKTLIDKLLLKKIPLAGTARGADVSEPWLQSYVNQKYQDVPRQVQVLGPKKGRLTIPCDEMWSFVGNKGNKQWIWLALDVETREMVGVYVGNRSCKGAQGLWDALPAVYRQCAVAYTDFGSAYDEIFPSKGHQSVGKDSGKTSHIERFNCTLRQRVSRLVRKTLSFSKKLENHIGAIWYFVHHSNASLPV from the exons ATGTCTAATTGCCAACCCACCTGCCCTGATTGCCTGTCAAGTCATGTCGTCAAAAACGGCAAAATCCATAACGGTAAACAGAACTTTAAATGCCGTGAGTGTGGCAGACAATTTGTGCAAGACCCTCAGAATAATATCCTTGACCCAGCAACCAAAACCTTGATTGATAAATTGCTGCTGAAGAAGATTCCCCTAGCCGGAACTGCCAGAGGGGCAGACGTTTCAGAACCTTGGCTTCAGAGCTATGTCAACCAGAAATATCAGGACGTGCCGCGTCAAGTGCAGGTGT TGGGTCCCAAAAAAGGGCGTTTAACCATTCCGTGTGACGAGATGTGGTCGTTTGTAGGCAACAAAGGCAACAAGCAGTGGATTTGGCTCGCTCTCGATGTGGAAACACGAGAAATGGTCGGAGTGTATGTTGGCAACCGGAGTTGTAAGGGGGCACAGGGGTTATGGGATGCGTTGCCAGCCGTGTATCGGCAGTGCGCGGTTGCTTACACCGATTTTGGGTCTGCTTATGATGAGATTTTTCCAAGTAAGGGACATCAAAGCGTGGGAAAAGACAGTGGTAAAACCAGCCACATTGAGCGCTTTAACTGCACGTTGCGCCAACGGGTATCGCGGTTAGTCAGGAAAACATTATCGTTTTCCAAGAAGTTGGAGAACCATATCGGGGCAATTTGGTATTTCGTTCACCACTCCAATGCATCCTTACCTGTTTAG
- a CDS encoding GrpB family protein — MTALDKNAVAVLPMWCTAIHHIYAKPIIDLLVEVKDIAKVDEQNRLMELLDCKAMGEFGISGRRYFRKDNQEGIRTHQVVLNR, encoded by the coding sequence ATGACTGCCCTAGACAAAAATGCTGTTGCTGTACTACCAATGTGGTGTACAGCCATTCACCACATATACGCCAAGCCAATTATTGATCTGTTAGTTGAGGTCAAAGACATTGCTAAAGTTGATGAGCAGAATAGGTTAATGGAGTTATTAGATTGCAAAGCAATGGGTGAGTTTGGAATCTCTGGTCGTAGATACTTCCGTAAGGATAACCAAGAAGGCATTAGAACACATCAGGTAGTGCTAAACAGGTAA
- the murG gene encoding undecaprenyldiphospho-muramoylpentapeptide beta-N-acetylglucosaminyltransferase, with the protein MANLPKLLIAASGTGGHLFPALAVAAELSDYEIHWLGVPHRLENELVPEHYPLHRVNFSGVQGKTPWATLRPLWQLWSAFWQTRQLLKRGQFQGVFTTGGYIAAPAILAARSLGLPALLHESNALPGKVTRWLAPWCTVVALGTAASVPYLEKPKVNLRVTGTPVRPDILTPGTLGLPIPADVPLILVMGGSQGALAINRLVREAVNDWLATGAWVVHLTGHNDPEATALQHPHYLVFPFFEPMGPLLHRADLVISRAGASALTELTLTGTPALLIPYPYAAEDHQTVNAEVFVAAGAAEMIPQAQLTGDRLGQIILEWLGQPQKLRTMAANAQRLAIPDSAQQVAALVRSFMPPT; encoded by the coding sequence ATGGCGAACTTGCCGAAACTGTTGATTGCCGCCAGTGGCACCGGTGGGCACCTCTTTCCGGCACTTGCCGTGGCCGCAGAACTATCGGACTACGAGATCCACTGGCTGGGGGTGCCCCACCGCCTAGAAAATGAGCTTGTGCCCGAGCACTATCCCCTCCATCGGGTTAACTTCAGTGGCGTTCAGGGGAAAACCCCTTGGGCAACGCTCCGTCCCCTGTGGCAGCTCTGGAGTGCCTTTTGGCAAACGCGACAACTCCTGAAAAGGGGGCAGTTTCAGGGCGTTTTTACTACCGGTGGGTATATTGCGGCTCCGGCCATCTTGGCAGCGCGGAGCTTGGGGTTGCCCGCCCTTTTGCACGAGTCTAACGCCTTACCGGGCAAAGTAACCCGCTGGTTAGCCCCTTGGTGTACGGTAGTGGCCTTAGGAACAGCGGCCAGTGTACCCTACCTTGAAAAACCCAAGGTGAATCTGCGGGTCACCGGAACACCTGTGCGACCCGATATTCTCACTCCCGGTACCCTAGGCCTGCCCATCCCTGCCGATGTGCCCCTGATTCTCGTCATGGGGGGCAGCCAAGGGGCGCTAGCCATTAACCGCTTGGTGCGAGAGGCGGTCAATGACTGGCTGGCAACGGGCGCGTGGGTGGTGCACCTCACCGGCCATAACGACCCAGAGGCCACCGCCCTACAGCATCCCCATTATCTGGTGTTTCCCTTTTTTGAGCCGATGGGGCCGCTGCTCCACCGGGCGGATCTGGTGATTAGCCGCGCTGGGGCGAGCGCCCTGACGGAACTCACCCTTACGGGCACCCCCGCACTGCTGATTCCCTATCCTTACGCGGCTGAAGATCATCAAACCGTCAATGCTGAAGTATTCGTGGCCGCCGGTGCCGCAGAAATGATTCCACAAGCTCAACTCACGGGCGATCGCCTCGGACAAATCATTTTAGAATGGCTAGGGCAGCCGCAGAAATTGCGTACTATGGCTGCCAATGCCCAGCGGTTAGCCATCCCCGACAGTGCCCAGCAGGTGGCTGCCCTTGTGCGCTCCTTTATGCCCCCCACCTAA
- a CDS encoding RidA family protein — translation MTRKLISSGSTFEHEIGYSRAVVAGEWVFVSGTTGFDYSTMTIAGGLLEQTEQCLKNIAAALEQAGSSLQDVVRVTYVLPNGAEFPECWPVLRKYFGEIRPAAMMISAGLADPRMRIEIEVTAMKSAR, via the coding sequence ATGACTAGGAAGCTGATCAGCTCTGGTTCTACTTTCGAGCATGAGATCGGCTACTCGCGAGCCGTGGTCGCTGGCGAGTGGGTCTTTGTTTCCGGAACCACTGGCTTCGACTACTCAACCATGACCATCGCCGGCGGTCTGCTAGAGCAGACGGAGCAGTGCTTAAAAAACATCGCCGCAGCGCTTGAGCAGGCCGGGTCAAGCCTGCAGGACGTTGTTCGCGTGACCTACGTGCTTCCCAATGGCGCCGAGTTTCCAGAGTGCTGGCCGGTCCTACGAAAGTACTTTGGTGAAATTCGCCCGGCGGCCATGATGATCTCTGCTGGGTTGGCTGATCCGAGAATGCGAATTGAGATCGAGGTCACTGCTATGAAGAGCGCGCGGTGA